The genomic DNA GGCCCTCGCGCAATACGGAACCGACCTCACCGAGATCGCCCGCTCCGGCAAGCTTGACCCGGTCATCGGCCGGGACCAGGAGATCCGCCGCGTCGTGCAGGTCCTCTCCCGCCGAACCAAGAACAACCCCGTCCTCATCGGTGAGCCCGGTGTCGGCAAGACCGCCGTCGTCGAAGGCCTCGCCCAGCGCATGGTCGCCGGAGACGTGCCACAGTCCCTCCAGGGCAAGACCCTCATCAGCCTGGACCTCGGCGCGATGGTCGCCGGCGCCAAGTACCGGGGAGAGTTCGAGGAGCGGCTCAAGGCTGTCCTCGAGGAGATCAAGGCCTCGGACGGTCAGATCGTCACATTCATCGACGAGATCCACACCGTCGTGGGCGCAGGCGCCTCCGGGGACTCCGCCATGGATGCAGGCAACATGCTCAAGCCCATGCTGGCCCGCGGTGAGCTCCGGCTCATCGGCGCCACCACCCTCGACGAGTACCGCGAGAACATCGAGAAGGACCCCGCCCTGGAGCGGCGCTTCCAGCAGGTGTACGTCGGCGAGCCCAGCGTGGAGGACACCATCGGCATCCTCCGCGGCCTCAAGGAGCGCTACGAGGCGCACCACAAGGTGCAGATCTCGGACGGCGCCCTCGTGGCCGCCGCCGCGCTCTCCGACCGCTACATCTCCGGGCGCCAGCTCCCGGACAAGGCGATCGACCTCGTCGACGAGGCCGCAAGTCGCCTTCGCATGGAGATCGACTCGGCCCCCGAGGAGATCGAGCTGCTCCGGCGCGCCGTCGACCGCCTCCTCATGGAGGAGCTCGCGCTCTCAGGCGAGCACGACGACGCCTCGCGGGAGCGCCTCGCCGCCCTGCGCCGGGACCTCGCCGACAAGCGGGAGGAGCTCGACGCGCTCAACGCCCGGTGGGAGGCCGAACGAGAGGGCCTCAACGCCGTCGGTGACCTCAAGGTCCGGCTTGACGAACTCCGCGTTGCCGCCGAGCGCGCCCAGCGAGAAGGGGACCTCGCCGCCGCGTCGAAGCTGCTCTACGGCGACATCCCCGCAGCTGAGGCCGAGCTCCGCCGCGCCGAGGCCGAGGAAGGCCCCGCCAAGGAGGACCTCATGGTCGCGGAGGAGGTCGGGGCTGACGACATCGCCGAGGTCATCTCCGCGTGGACAGGCATCCCCGCCGGACGCATGCTCCAGGGCGAGTCCGAGAAGCTGCTGCACATGGAAGACGAGCTCGGGCGGCGCCTCATTGGGCAGCGCAACGCCGTCGCCTCCGTCTCCGACGCGGTGCGCCGCGCCCGGGCCGGAATCTCCGACCCGGACCGCCCCACCGGCTCCTTCCTGTTCCTGGGCCCGACGGGCGTGGGCAAGACGGAGCTCGCCAAGTCCCTCGCGGACTTCCTCTTCGACGACGAGCGGGCCATGATTCGCATCGACATGAGCGAGTACTCGGAGAAGCACTCCGTGTCCCGCCTTGTCGGCGCCCCTCCGGGATACGTCGGCTACGAGTCGGGCGGCCAGCTCACCGAGGCTGTCCGTCGCCGGCCCTACTCGGTGGTGCTCCTCGATGAGGTGGAGAAGGCGCACCCGGAAGTCTTCGACATCCTCCTTCAGGTGCTCGACGACGGCCGGCTCACCGACGGCCAGGGGCGAACGGTGGACTTCCGCAACGTGATCCTCGTGCTCACGAGCAACCTCGGCTCGCAGTTCCTCGTGGATCCCAGCCTGGACGAGGCCGCCCGGAAGGACGCCGTCATGAGCGTGGTCCAGTCCGCGTTCAAGCCGGAGTTCCTCAACCGGCTCGACGACGTCATCATGTTCGACCCGCTGTCGATCGACGACCTCGGCCGCATCGTTGAACTGCACGTCGCCTCGATGCAGAAGCGACTCGCGGACCGGCGACTCACCCTGGACGTCACCGAGCCCGCCCGCGAGTGGCTCGCCGTCAACGGGTACGACCCGGCCTACGGTGCACGGCCCCTGCGCCGCCTCGTGCAGCGTGAGATCGGCGACCGCCTGGCGCGGGAGATCCTCTCCGGCGCTGTGACGGACGGGGACAGGGTCATCGTGACGACGGACCCCGCGGACCCCACGTCGGGGCTCAGCCTGACGCGCGCCGAGTGACTCTGCGGGCTGCCATGTGGGGCGAGCGGGCCGCCGCTTGCCCCACATGCTGGCCGCAGGGCGCCCGAAACGTGCCAGATGGTGGGTGAATCTGTATCCTTAGAGGACGAAGAATCATTGATCAGACACCTCCGGGACCTCGCCTTAGTGTGACCACTCCCGGATCAACGTATGCGAAGGGGGTCACGCCATGGGGCGCGGCCGTCAGAAGGCAAAGGCAACTCGCCAAGCTCGAGAGATGAAGTACTACAGCCCGGCAACGGACTTGTCTGCCTTGCAGAACGAGCTCGCCGGGTCCGCTAGGTCGTCCGCTCACAGCTCGTCCTTCGAGTCGGAGGACCAGGGGTACTCCGAGTATGTGGACACATACGTTGACGGGTATGACGAAGACGCCGAGGAAACCGCGGGACGCTAGTCGCCCCGTGCACGGCGCTTGAACATCAAGGCGCGGCCCCCTAGGGATGCATTTCCCTGGGGGCCGCGCCTTTTGCCGTACGCTCTCTGGCCGACGAGCCTCGTTCGCCCCCTGAACTGGCGTTTGCCATAGACATTGCAGGTGGCAAACGCCAGTTCAGGGGGTGCGGCCAATCTGGGGGGGCCAAAGGCCAGCCGGGTGCAGTTAGGCGAAGCGGCCCTGCATGAGGACGGCCCCGCCGTCGACGCCCTTGGCGCCCTGGACGTAGTCGGCACCGGCGGACTGGGCCGTCTCGGCGGGGACGTCAGCGGTGATCTCGCCCATGCGCCATGCGGGAACCCCGCGCTCGGCCAGGAGAGCGAGCGCGGCGGCCTCCGACGCGGCTGGCACCACGGCCACCATGCCGACGCCGAGGTTGAGCGTCCGCTCAAGGTCCGCGAGCGGCACGCCGCCCTGCTCCTGGACCCACGTGAAGACGGGCGGGAGCGCCCAGGTGGTGCGGTCCACCACGGCGGTGAGGCCCTTCGGCAGGACGCGCGCGAGATTGGCTGCGAGGCCGCCGCCCGTCACATGGGAGAGCGCGTGCACGGCGTCAGCGCCAGCGAGGGCGAGGCAGTCAGCCGTGTAGATGCGCGTGGGGATAAGCAGCTCTTCGCCGAGGGTCGAGGAGAACTCGTCCACACGGTCCGTCAGGGCAAGCCCGGAGTGCTCCACAACCTTGCGCACGAGCGAGTAGCCGTTCGAGTGCAGGCCCGAGGAAGCCATGCCGATGACGACGTCCCCCGCCTGCACCTTCTCGGGACCGAGGACCCGTGAGGCCTCGACCACGCCCGTTGCCGCGCCCGCCACGTCGTACTCGTCCACGCCGAGGAGGCCCGGGTGCTCGGCGGTCTCGCCGCCGACGAGGGGCGTCTCCGCGAGCTTGCAGCCCTCAGCGATGCCGCGGACGATGTCCGCAATGCGCTCCGGAATCACGCGGCCGCAGGCGATGTAGTCCGTCATGAGGAGAGGCTTGGCACCGACGACCGCGATGTCGTCGACCACCATGCCGACGAGGTCCTGGCCGATCGTGTCGTGCTTGTCGAGCGCCTGCGCAATGGCGACCTTAGTGCCGACGCCGTCCGTGCTCGTCGCGAGCAGAGGGCGCGAGTAGGAGAGGAGCTCGGAGGCGTCGATCATCCCCGCGAAGCCGCCCACCCCGCCGAACACGTTGGGCGTGTGCGTGGCCTTGACGGCGCTCTTCATGAGCTCGACGGCCAGGTCACCGGCCTCGACGTCGACGCCTGCGCCGGCGTACGTGATGGCATTCTGGTTCTCAGTCATGGGAGCCTCTCGTGGGGGCGTTGCCAGAGGCCGCGAGGGGCTCCGACTCGGATGGGGACAGGACGACATCGAACTCTGCATCCGGGCCCGGGTCGCAGCCGCCCTCGGGGGCTGAGGGGGCCTCGAGGAGGTTCTTGCCGCGGCGAGAGTCGTCCGGCAGGGCGATCGGGTACTCGCCAGTGAAGCAGGCCGTGCAGAGCGTCTTCCGCGGCTGCTGCGTGGCTCCGATCATGCCGTCCTCGCTGATGTACGCGAGCGAGTCCGCGGCGACACTCTTGCGAATCTCCTCAATGGTGGCGCCGGAGGCGATGAGCTCGGCCCGCGACGCGAAGTCAATGCCGTAGAAGCAGGGCCACGTCACCGGCGGGGAGGAGATCTTCACGTGCACCTCGGACGCGCCGGCCTCCCGGAGCATCCGGACAATGGCGCGCTGCGTGTTCCCGCGGACAATCGAGTCATCGACGACGACGACCCGCTTGCCGCGAATCACCGACTCGAGAGCGTTGAGCTTGAGCTTGATGCCCAGCTGGCGGAGCGTCTGCGAGGGCTGGATGAACGTCCGCCCCACGTAGGCGTTCTTGACGAAGCCGTGGGCGAACGGGATGCCGGACTCCTCCGCGTAGCCCACGGCGGCCGGGGTCCCGGACTCGGGGACGGGGATGACGATGTCCGCCTCGTGCGAGTTCTCGCGGGCGAGCTGGCGGCCCATCTCCACTCGGGACTCGTAGACGGACCGGCCGTTGATGGCGGCGTCCGGGCGGGCCAGGTAGACGTACTCGAAGACGCAGTGGGCCGGCGTTGCCGTGGCGAACGTGCGGCTGCGGAGGCCGTTCGAGTCGATGGCCAGGAGCTCGCCCGGCTCCACCTCCCGGATGAAGCTCGCGCCGACGGTGGCGAGGGCCGACTGCTCCGAGGCGACGACCCAGCCGCGCTCCAGGCGGCCGAGCACGAGCGGGCGCACGCCGTGCGGGTCCCGCGCGGCGTAGAGCGTGTTCTCGTCCATGAACACGAAGCAGAAGGCGCCCTCCACATCCGGGAGCAGCTTCATGGCCGCATCTTCAAGGGACTCGGAGGCGTGGCCGAGGAGGGTCGTGACGAGGGCGGTGTCCGTGGTGTTGCCCTTGGCGATCTCGCCCCGGTCCGGGATGCCCGTGGTCTCGCGGATGCGGTCGAGGAGATCCGCGGAGTTGGTCAGGTTGCCGTTGTGCGCGAGGGCGACGGTGCCGTGCGGCGTGGCGCCCAGAGTGGGCTGCGCGTTGGCCCAGTGCGAGGACCCCGTGGTGGAGTACCGGCAGTGGCCGATCGCAATGTGGCCCGGCAGGGAGTTGAGCGTGGTCTCGTCGAACACCTGCGAGACAAGGCCCATGTCCTTGTAGACGGCGATCCGGGAGCCGTCGCTCGTCGCGATTCCCGCCGACTCCTGACCACGGTGCTGCAGCGCGTACAGGCCGTAGTACGTCAGCTTGGCGACCTCTTCTCCAGGGGCCCAGACACCGAAGACGCCGCACTCGTCGCGCGGCGCTTGGTCCTCGGGAAGCAGATCGTGGTTCAGCATTCCGTCTCCGTGTGGCATGGGTTCATCATCTCACGAGGCGGGGGTGTGCGGCTCGCGCGGCTGAGGCGCCTCGGCTGCGGGCTCGGCGGGGTTGACGTCGGCGCCAGCCGCGTCGTCGTCCGCCTCCTCCGAGTCCTCCACAGGACGCAGGCGCACGGCCTCCGTGCGCGTCCGGCTCACACGGTCAATGACGAGCCCCGCGATCCCTCCGAGCCCCGCGCCCACCATGGCGAAGAGCATGGCGAGATACCCGAAGGCGGACACCCGCGTGTACTCCTCGCTCCCCGGCGCCACCACGGCGCACACAAGGGCGACGACGATGCCGAGCACCGCCCCCAGGACGACAAACGCGAGGATGCGGGGCGCCGTGCGGCGGGTGGCGTCGAGAGCAAAGGGCTGGGTCTGTTCCGTGGGCATATCGTCCAGTCTAGAAGAGGGGGCTCGCGTCAGAAGAGAGGGAGGAACGAGGAGAGGTCCGCACGGGTCCCGGAGACGGAGACACGCCCGGCCGCGAGGGCCTCGTCCCAGCCCAGGTCCCCCGAGGCGAGGCGCAAGAACGTCTGGGCGTCCGTCTCCACGACATTGGGCGGCGTGCCCCGGGTATGACGAAGGCCCTCGACGAGCTGGCCCACGCCGAACGGCGGGATGCGCACCTCAACGGAGCCGCCCGGGTGGGCGATCGAGAGCTCCTCCAGGAGGTACCGGACGGCCGTGGCCAGGACGGGGCGGGGTGCGGCGTCCGGGTTCGCCGCCCACTCGGTCAGGGCGGCGCGGCCTGATGCGGGGTCGATACGGCGCTTGGGGGGCACGGCGGCCCCTACGCGAGGAGGTCGGCGACGGGCTCGGCGAGGCGCAGCGAGCCAACGGGCTTGTCCCCGCCCATGATGGGGCGGAGCACCTGGCTCAGCACGCCTCCGGCCTGCTCGTGGGTGATGGCACCCACCGAGGCGAGGAGGCTGAGGCCCACGAGGGTCGTGGCCCGCGAGGAGCCGTCCAGCATCTTGAGCGCCACCGAGGTGCCGTCCGGGGCGGCGAGGACCAGCAGGCCCTCTGCGCCCAGCTTGGCGAGGACCTCGAGATCCTCCATGACGAGCGTGTTCGGCAGGCCGTGACCGTGAACCGCCCACGGGTAGTCCAGCATGGCCGTGGCCACCGTCATGGCCCGCGCGTTCTTGGACAGGTCCAGGCGGCTCTGCGCCAGGGTGCTGAAGGCCGTGGCGAGGCCCCGCAGCGAGACCGCCGGGACCGGGGCGCCGCAGCCGTCCACCGACCACGTCGAGGGGGTCTCCTGCGTGTACTCCGCGATGACGCGGGCCACGCGCTGCTGGACCGGGTGGGACGGGTCAAGGTAGGTCTCCGTGTCCCAGCCGTTCTCCGTGCACGCCCACAGGAACGCGGCGTGCTTGCCGGAGCAGTTGAAGGCGAGGCGGGTGCGGCCCAGGCCGGAGCGGATGGCCTCGTCCCGCGTGGCCTCGTCCTCTGGGTAGTCCACCGGGCAGCGCAGGTCCTCAGGGCTCAGGCCCGCCTGGGCGAGCATCCCGCGCACCACGTCCTGGTGCTCCTGGGAGCCGCAGTGGCTCGCGGCCGCCAGCGCCACCTGCGGGCCGCGCAACGGCACGTGCAGCTCCATGGCGGCGATGGCCTGGAACGGCTTGACCGTGGACCGGGCGTAGACCGGCGCCGTGACATTGCCGAGCTGCACGAGGGTCTCCCCGTTGGGGTCCAGGACCACCGCCGAGCCCACGTGGCGGGACTCGATGAAGTCCCCGCGGACGTAATGGGCGAGTTCAACGGCTTCGGACGCGCGGAAGGTCTCAGGCATGGGATCCATTATCCCGCAGGGTGGCCGTGAGATGACACCGGCTCCGGGGCCCGGGCGCCGTTTTGCGGCTCTCAGCGGCAGGCTCCCCGCTCCGAGCCGCAGGCGTGCAGTTTCCGGCGCGGGGAGCCTGCGGGAAGGGCTCAGCCCGTGCGGGGCGGCAGCGTTGTCATCTCTTCTCATGCGGCGAAGACGCGGAATACGATATCCGCATGCGCCCCTTGATGAAGGTCTCCCTGGCCAACTTCCGCTCCTTCAAGGACTCGACTGTGACCCTGGGCAAGCTCAACGTCCTCGTTGGGCCGAACGAGGCGGGCAAGTCCAACTTCCTGGATGCCATCGAGTTTCTAGGCGACTCCGCGCGGGACAACTTGTCCCGAGCGCTGGAGAAGCGCGGCGGCATTGAGCGTGTTCGCTTCCGAGGTGAGGCTGAGGGGCCGGTGAAGATCGGGGTCACCGCCAACGTGACAGCTCACGCGAGCGAGAATGCGCCGGACGAGTACGTGCTGACGTTCGACGCCCTCGACTCTTCGGCCGGGGGAGGACTCATGCGCACCGAGTCCCTCGTTTTCAAACGGACGAAAGGCCGGGGCCGACGAATCACTGTCGAGGGGACCCGAGGGCAGTTCATCGACGGCGCTGGCGACGTCCAGGGCCCGTCCTTTCAGCCGCCCATGGACTTCGCGCTCCGGGAGGACTCTCTGGCCCTGTCAACTCTTCAGAATCTGCCCGACGACGAGGGCGGTGCGGAGGTCATCAAGCTGGCGGAGGCGTTCTCCACATTCAGGGTGTTCAACATCGACGTCAGGGCAGCGGTTCAGTCATCCTCGATCTCCGCGGGGGAGACGGGGCACGTGTCCCTCAAGGCGGACGCGTCCAACCTGGCGGCCGTTGTCATGCACATCTTGGCGGATGAGGATCTCGCTGGAGACTTCATTGCTGATGCTCGCGAGATGATCCCCGGGCTGGACGACATCAGGGTTGCGGAGCGCGGTGGCGCGGGTTTGTCTGCCGTCATTGAGCTTGAAGAGCGGGGCCTGGCAACGCCGACGCAGCTGGCCGACGCCTCCTTTGGCACGGTTCGCATCCTCGCGCTGCTGGCGCTGCTCTACGACCAGGACCCGCCGCTCATCACGTGCATCGAGGAGATCGACCACGGCCTTCACCCGTACGTCTTCGACCGCCTTGTGGAGCTGCTCCGTCTCGCGTCACAGCGGACGCAGCTGTTCGTTGTGACCCATTCGCCCGCCCTCGTCAACCGCCTGACGCCCGAGGAGCTCATCGTCGTCGAGCGAGACCCCGAGGGGTGGACGCGGATGCCTGCCATCGAGACCGGCGCCCTTGTGGACATGATCGAGGCGACCGATGGCGAGCTGGGGCTCGGAGAGCTGTGGTTCTCGGGCTCGCTTGGGGGCGTGCCGCGATGAGCCGCAAGAACCGGGGTCACGGGGCCTCTGGGCCAGAGCGGATTCTCGCTCTCGGGGAGGACGTCAACGACGCGCGTGTTATTCGGTCCCTCCTGGGCGCCATGCACCCGGGGCTCGAAAAGAGAGTCGAGGCCCGTCAAGTTCCGGTCGTGCTCGTCAAGAACTCCAGCCCTGCGAATTTCCCCTCTCGTGCCGGAAAGATCGCGGCCCTCATCCGTGCAGAGAACGCAAGGCGGCCTGTGAGGGCGACCTTCCTCCACGAGGACTGCGACGAGGTGGAACCTGCCCACGAAAGGGTTGCCAAGACCATCGAGGAGAGCTCCCTCGCGAAGAGCCACCATATCCACGCCGTTACCCCCGCCTGGGAAATGGAATCCTGGGTGTTCCTCTGGCCAGAGGCTGTGACGGCCTACCGGCCCTCGTGGAAGCTCTCGAACTCCTATCGCAGCCGCTCCACCGGGATGATCGCCAACGCTAAGGAAACCCTGACACGGGATCTTGACAGCAATTCGCCGGGTCGCGGGACCCCGAAATATCGGGAGTCAGATCTCCCCGGGATCATGGAGAAGGTCCGCACCGAGGGGTTGATTGACCAGCGGCGCGCTCAGAGCAGGAGCTTTGACGCCTTCCGGGATGCCGCCGCGTGCCCGACGTGTGATCTGCGGACCCTGGCCGAGTCCCCGTAACGGTCCGCAGGGTGGCCCCTGCCCCGATCCCAACTAGGCTGAACACGTGAAGATCTTGGTGATTGGCCCAGGCGGCCGTGAGCATGCCCTTGTCCGTGCGCTTCTGCGGGATCCTCTCGTCACGGAGGTCCACGCGGCCCCCGGCAATGCCGGGATTGCGCGGGATGTCCCGTGTCACCCCGTCAAGGCGGAGGACCCCGCGGCCGTGACGGCCCTCGCGGCGGAGCTCGGCGCGGACCTTGTCGTCGTCGGCCCCGAGGCCCCGCTCGCCGCTGGCGTGGCGGATGCGCTGCGGGACGCGGGAGTCCTGGTCTACGGCCCGGGCCGCGAGGCCGCGGAGCTTGAGGCCTCGAAGGCGTTCGCGAAGCAGATCATGGCCGCGGGCGAGGTGCCCACGGCCATGGCGAAGATCGCGTCCACCCCGGAGGAGGCCCGCGAGGCCCTCGAGGCGTTCGGGGCGCCGCACGTGGTCAAGGACGACGGCCTCGCGGCGGGCAAGGGCGTCGTCGTCACGGACAGCATCGAGGAGGCCCAGGCCCACGCGGAGGCGTGCATCGCAGCCGGCGGGCGCGTCCTCATTGAGGAGTTCCTCGACGGCCCCGAGGTCTCCCTCTTCGCGGTCTGCGACGGCGAGCGGGCCGTGGCCCTCGAGCCCGCACAGGACTTCAAGCGCATCTTCGACGGGGACGCCGGCCCCAACACTGGCGGCATGGGCGCATACACCCCGCTGCCATGGGCCCCGGAGGGCCTCGTCGAGGAGATCATGGACCGGGTTGTCGCCCCCACCCTCCGGGTGATGCGAGAGCGCGGCACCCCGTTCATCGGCACCCTGTTCTGCGGCCTCGCGCTCACCTCGCGCGGCCTGCGCGTCATCGAGTTCAACGTGCGCTTCGGCGACCCGGAGACGCAGGCCGTCCTGGCGCGCCTCGAGACGCCGCTGGGCCAGCTCCTCTCCCGGGCCGCGGCGGGCGATCTCGCCGAGTCCGAGCGCCTCGAGTGGGCGCCCGGCTACGCCGTGGACGTGGTCATGGCCGCCGAGAACTACCCCGACACCCCGCGCAAGGGCGACGTCATCACGGGGATCGAGGACGCCGAGGCGCTTGAGGGCGTCAGCGTCCTCCACGCCGGCACGGCGCTCGCGGGCCAGGACGTCGTGGCGGCGGGCGGGCGCGTGCTCGCCGTCGTCGGCCGGGGGGACACCCTCCAGGAGGCGCGGGACCGCGCGTACGCCGGAGTGAAGGCCATCCGCTGGGAGGGCGCGCAGAACCGCGCGGACATTGCGGGCGCGGCGCTCGCCGGCACCATTCGCGTCACCGGGCCTGTGGGCCGGCGCGCGGAAGCGGGCGACGACGCAGGCCGCGGGGCGCAGATCCCCGCCGGCCACGACGACAACCAGGCGAAGGAGGCAGGGCTGTGAGCGAGTTCGGAGCAGGACTGACAGTTGAGGCGCAGGAGCTGCCGGGCTGGCGCCACGCGTATTCGGGCAAGGTCCGGGACCTCTACGTCCCGGAGGATGCGGAGGTGACGGACCGGGTGCTCGTCGTGGCCTCGGACCGCATCTCGGCGTTTGACCACGTCCTCGTCAGCGAGATCCCGGACAAGGGCGCCGTCCTGACGGCCCTGAGCCTGTGGTGGTTCGAGCAGCTCGCTGAGGGGGATCGCCCCGTGGCCAACCACGTCATCTCCACGGACGTGCCTGACGCCGTGGCGGGCCGGGCCATGGTGTGCCGCCGCCTGGACATGCTGCCGATCGAGTGCATCGCACGCGGCTACCTCACGGGCTCGGGCCTGGCGGAGTACCGCGAGTCCGGCACGGTGACGGGGCTTCCGCTGCCGGAGGGCCTCGTGGACGGGTCCCGGCTCCAGCCGGCGATCTACACGCCGAGCGCCAAGGCCGCCGTGGGGGACCACGACGAGAACATCACGTTCGAGGAGACCGTGGCTCGCGTGGGCCAGGAGCGCGCCGAGCAGCTGCGCGAGCTGACCCTGTCCGTCTACGAGCGGGCGGAGGCCGTCGCGCGAGAGCGGGGCATCATTCTTGCCGACACCAAGGTGGAGTTCGGCGTCGCCCCGGACGGCTCAGGGGAGATCATTCTCGGCGACGAGGTCCTCACCCCCGACTCCTCGCGCTTCTGGGACGCCGAGGCGTACGAGCCGGGCCGCGCGCAGCCGAGCTTCGACAAGCAGTTCGTCCGCGACTGGCTGACGAGCCCGGCCTCCGGGTGGGACAAAAACTCGGGTGAGGAGCCGCCGCGGCTGCCCGAGGATGTCGTGGAGAAGACGCGGGCGCGCTACATCGAGGCCTACGAGCGTCTCACCGGCCGCACCTTCACCCCGGGTGCCTCTGCCGCATAGATTCAAGGTTTACATGGCGGCCTGGCCGCCACAGAGAACGCGCCTCGCGCGCCCCGAGCGGGCGACGGGGCGCGTTCTCCGTGAGGGGCCCGGGTGTGGCGCGGGCCGTTGTGTGACATCCGCGCGTCACATGACTCTGTTGTGCGGCAAAAGGTAGAACATCTGCGTATTCTGAGAGTGCATCACAAGTGTTATGCAAGGAGGTGTGATGTCTCAGATTCGCTACAACGCCACCGCCAACCCCCACCTTGGGGGCTCCGGCGTGGCCACCATGCACGGAGACGCCCAGGGCTCGGACGCCACCCCGCTCGCGGGGCCGGGGGCCAAGCGGTGGAAGGTCACCAAGACCAAGCTCGGGGGAGCCTGCCCCACGATCCTCGCCGGCTCGGACGGGTTCATCCAGGTGCTCTGCACGCAGGTCTTCGCCGACGGCAAGTTCCTGACCCCCAAGCTCTCCATCCTCGACGCGCGGGGCCGGGAGCTCTCATCCCTCAACCTGCCCAAGGGCGCCCTGCTGGGCGGCGTGTACGCGTACCTCGACAACGAGGACCGGATGGTTCTCGTCGACGGCTCGAACACCCTCGTCCGGCTCGCCCACACGCGCAACGGGCGGAGCATTTTCGTCCAGCAGCGCGTGGACGTCTCCTCGGTCATCGACCGTGGGGACGGGGTCGTGGGGCTCGTCCCGGACTGGGCTGGCAACGTGTGGCTGGCCACCCGCCAAGGGCGCGTCGTCGTCGTCGAGAAGGACGGGCGCTCGATGCGCCGGATCATCCTCGGCGGCGGGCTCGAGCGCGTGGACAACTCCATTGCCGCCTGCCCGTCCGGCGTCAGCGTCGTCACCTCGC from Falsarthrobacter nasiphocae includes the following:
- a CDS encoding phosphoribosylaminoimidazolesuccinocarboxamide synthase; translation: MSEFGAGLTVEAQELPGWRHAYSGKVRDLYVPEDAEVTDRVLVVASDRISAFDHVLVSEIPDKGAVLTALSLWWFEQLAEGDRPVANHVISTDVPDAVAGRAMVCRRLDMLPIECIARGYLTGSGLAEYRESGTVTGLPLPEGLVDGSRLQPAIYTPSAKAAVGDHDENITFEETVARVGQERAEQLRELTLSVYERAEAVARERGIILADTKVEFGVAPDGSGEIILGDEVLTPDSSRFWDAEAYEPGRAQPSFDKQFVRDWLTSPASGWDKNSGEEPPRLPEDVVEKTRARYIEAYERLTGRTFTPGASAA
- the purD gene encoding phosphoribosylamine--glycine ligase, with amino-acid sequence MKILVIGPGGREHALVRALLRDPLVTEVHAAPGNAGIARDVPCHPVKAEDPAAVTALAAELGADLVVVGPEAPLAAGVADALRDAGVLVYGPGREAAELEASKAFAKQIMAAGEVPTAMAKIASTPEEAREALEAFGAPHVVKDDGLAAGKGVVVTDSIEEAQAHAEACIAAGGRVLIEEFLDGPEVSLFAVCDGERAVALEPAQDFKRIFDGDAGPNTGGMGAYTPLPWAPEGLVEEIMDRVVAPTLRVMRERGTPFIGTLFCGLALTSRGLRVIEFNVRFGDPETQAVLARLETPLGQLLSRAAAGDLAESERLEWAPGYAVDVVMAAENYPDTPRKGDVITGIEDAEALEGVSVLHAGTALAGQDVVAAGGRVLAVVGRGDTLQEARDRAYAGVKAIRWEGAQNRADIAGAALAGTIRVTGPVGRRAEAGDDAGRGAQIPAGHDDNQAKEAGL